The stretch of DNA TATACCCAGTGCAGGGTCTTAAATGATGATAAAGAACTTGAGCAGGCAAGACTTGCCCTGGTAAATGCGGTAAGAATAACATTAAGAAATGTGCTTCATCTCATTGGCATTAAAGCACCTGAAAGAATGTAGGAGGATAAATCATGACAAAATATATTTTTGTAACCGGTGGAGTTACTTCATCTTTGGGTAAAGGCATAACGGCATCATCCCTGGGTAGATTACTAAAAAGCAGAGGCTTGAAGGTTGCTTTACAAAAGTTTGACCCATATATCAACATTGACCCTGGTACCATGAGTCCCTATCAGCATGGAGAGGTTTTTGTTACTGATGATGGTGGAGAAACAGATTTGGACCTGGGTCATTATGAAAGATATGTTGATATAAACTTGAGCAAGAGCAGCAATGTAACAACTGGTGATATATATTGGACAGTTATTAACAAGGAGCGAAAGGGGGAATACCTGGGGGGGACAGTACAGGTAATACCCCACATAACCAATGAGATCAAGGACAGGATACTAAGAGTAGCCAGGGAGAGATCTTTTGACGTTGTAATTACTGAAATAGGCGGTACAGTGGGAGATATTGAATCCCTGCCCTTTTTAGAAGCCATTCGCCAGATAAGAAGTGATGTTGGCAGGGAAAATGTACTTTATGTCCATGTAACCCTTGTTCCCTTCCTGGAGGCTGCCGGTGAGGCCAAAACCAAGCCAACCCAGCACAGTGTTAAGGAATTAAGGAGTCTGGGAATTCAGCCAGACGTTATAGTCTGCCGTGCCCGTAGACCCTTGAGTAAAGAAATCAAGGACAAGATTGCCTTGTTTTGTGACGTTTCCCCTGAGGCAGTTATCCAGGCAACAGATGCTGAAACAATATATGAGGTGCCCCTGATTTTAGAAAAACAGGGATTTGATGACATTGTAGTTGAAAAACTTAACATAGATTGCGGGCCAACGGAACTAACTGAGTGGACAGAAATTGTCAACAAGGTTAAAAATCCTCATTATAGGGTAAAAATAGCACTAGTAGGAAAATACGTGGAACTGCAGGATGCCTATTTAAGTGTTGCAGAAGCCCTTTGCCATGCAGGTATCTACCATTTAACAAAAGTTGATATAGAATGGATATACGCCGGTGACGTGAATCCAGGCAATGTTCATGAACTACTTGAAGGCGTGGATGGGGTTTTAGTGCCTGGCGGATTTGGTGACAGGGCAGTTGAAGGCAAGGTAGATGCCATTAAATATGCAAGAGAAAATAGAATACCCTTCCTAGGAATTTGCCTGGGTATGCAGCTTTCAGTAGTTGAGTTTGCAAGGAATGTTCTTGGTTATGCCCATGCCAACAGTTCTGAATTTGTCCCTGAGACCACACATCCTGTAATTGACCTTCTTCCTGAACAAAAGGAAATAGAGGACAAGGGCGGAACAATGCGTTTAGGGCTGTATCCCTG from Desulfitibacter alkalitolerans DSM 16504 encodes:
- a CDS encoding CTP synthase, with product MTKYIFVTGGVTSSLGKGITASSLGRLLKSRGLKVALQKFDPYINIDPGTMSPYQHGEVFVTDDGGETDLDLGHYERYVDINLSKSSNVTTGDIYWTVINKERKGEYLGGTVQVIPHITNEIKDRILRVARERSFDVVITEIGGTVGDIESLPFLEAIRQIRSDVGRENVLYVHVTLVPFLEAAGEAKTKPTQHSVKELRSLGIQPDVIVCRARRPLSKEIKDKIALFCDVSPEAVIQATDAETIYEVPLILEKQGFDDIVVEKLNIDCGPTELTEWTEIVNKVKNPHYRVKIALVGKYVELQDAYLSVAEALCHAGIYHLTKVDIEWIYAGDVNPGNVHELLEGVDGVLVPGGFGDRAVEGKVDAIKYARENRIPFLGICLGMQLSVVEFARNVLGYAHANSSEFVPETTHPVIDLLPEQKEIEDKGGTMRLGLYPCKLLEGTRAWKAYQDELVYERHRHRYEFNNAFKQDFLSRGFVFSGTSPDDRLVEIIEIKDHPWFVATQFHPEFKSRPNRPHPLFRDFIGAALEYNKTAKMQQFQDIEEKGCI